The following proteins come from a genomic window of Dysidea avara chromosome 12, odDysAvar1.4, whole genome shotgun sequence:
- the LOC136241625 gene encoding uncharacterized protein: MAKRIILCGASSVGKTTIATEWCKRHKEYHHIQEVARDVMKEHNINRDHMTDSLKSDPKKEVFLKLQQLILEAQNRHEKGIPSNQSYISDRGPDPIVFTYVYVNREAAQKLAESNEGRQCIERYKKCLVAMLCPLKTPTDDNFRLVQDEEEQQRFVDAMFDIFHKYNIPYIYINEVNHTKRMCILRKAVYDGILPIHHNSMLTAVGVYPICVMFCVQIKPPLPDVLAVRTLEITTSTIECKYYRYDPKEKDRMVNRYGAKNFIRLEFHRCVEPSDARRVLQYGVHVDGEEYQFIGCSQGGIKYRHCYMYKGSIKDVESALKECGNFDDIKSTSKRLKRIGLLFSKAIPTKVKVPKEDTIFIDDIKTSKGNFTDGCGSVGIKLANAIVEGAKLDLNGGLPSVYQIRFDGCKGVVSIDPTKPQTSLLIRKSMEKFKSGTKPLDSIWLCNYSRPHSYGKLNRQFIMLLSGLGIDDDVFLHKQQEYYKMIELMTTSKEVAIKMLLWDNEPDKARELEKCSDFNSCGYLFDNICKLQRRHIEKMSKLSIFVEDSRYVFGVCDQCSILEYGQCFIRPTIRGKPHTITGNIVIAKSPCYLLGDIRVLKAIDVPELNHLIDCIVFPIKGKRPHPNEIAGSDLDGDEYFVSWDPLLIPHKIYEPYHYPAVETHNTFTTTRDLMINYLSKQNKQSLVMGKIDVNFRYFAELKGVNCPECKELGMYFSRSIDSIKTGDTVKIPGHLRQPANSMNNVSVQDQVPVALAEHQEYTASIQQTVWMKMKEIADKTKKNLTGSILDDKKINASTVSEAFICEILQNSSGHSEFKLFEFAQQWCYSQYSDEKEATSKLVELSRHINFGKMKIDERMKAVDAGIPEELVSNALNWSSLLTQDMLSNFSMQLSQCGWHFYLSSHSNNFSWHHLMHALHKYNESLLAIGLGDGVTSVIHFKCAVPLGKSEVIPGSIVAYFFSSRFDYKEVYELGENYNLNLDDGYLQLYRNNNIAQTFIWLRNEIEVKKENEILLNRMSIDLQRYPSAKKNHPKINKHTFHCIEVYVKSTNNSPAYFDFYYPDQSPEWTPEVIMFDELDVLPEFEEGELENVGKGSDDFTDHVQYLKCISNTGNCQCFLEALQMILPLTEFSLTKYNTVLLACLRTLISECVTKYVHTCWKLADVEAFQIILTQLQEIITDPLEFLNLASSASCLKCPKILQQVVALLLPKVELKSVSAFISTCSSWQLWYFIPLEPAMSILQHLFTLCQSLVSSQAQQSPQLTKYALVQLAANCKVQVSIKVSPALFQKYSSHFAYLTLCHTLHEMTTKQESTVIKDHDTGYNLIKMRACNVHSSTEDDSDKVNPEGDRENKYKRVGFHRSQEISSQSFAKYTWVTVNLMIKTRDGKTVSVPVAVGVIVHITKIPAYVIVDISYPVPVCLIQSLKTSRGHWELGQISNIIAFKRAMKCLYSISRGQVSNVVSLLVLVHQTVIHPENEQHNIDTEMTEVSLHKIENFRSCSPQTFNASQQRAIDAALTQRVTLIHGPPGTGKTVLACEIVRLICDRLCSKECILVTAETNMAVDNLTRKLLELNIKVVRIGRLDAISPDIQQVVLELMSSDGEKTRSVLSTAKVIATTCTGADDPALKGMSFPYVLIDEATQVTEPNSLIPLINGCKQLILIGDPEQLSPTLLVATPGNDHPNSPQVHQLSETLFHRLQKSLPSFFLNEQYRMHPRIAAFPSEVFYNNKLKSAKCTHLRSPVNSPIFNEQVMFIDTQSTETHCGRSYRNEKECEVVTKVIQQLLMDKVTSNNIAVLTPYAAQVKHIRESLFATNGVEVCTIDSFQGRENDIIIFSTVRCNAQGTLGFVDDKYRMNVLLTRAKSSVIGVGSMKMLSCSLLWKTWLQQVAKVINMNELTILLQDNTKKHQKPSQRDYSQNHRRQEAQKGNHRKNDGDRGYIQHKSSGGGRKQYSKKHFQNHK; encoded by the coding sequence atggctAAAAGAATCATACTATGTGGAGCCAGTTCAGTGGGAAAGACTACAATCGCTACAGAATGGTGTAAGCGGCACAAGGAGTATCATCACATACAAGAAGTAGCGAGAGATGTTATGAAGGAACATAACATCAACCGTGATCACATGACTGATTCACTTAAGAGTGATCCTAAAAAAGAAGTGTTCTTGAAACTTCAGCAATTGATTTTGGAGGCACAAAATCGCCATGAGAAAGGAATTCCTTCTAATCAATCATATATATCAGACCGGGGACCTGATCCTATTGTGTTTACTTATGTGTATGTTAATAGAGAGGCGGCTCAGAAATTAGCAGAATCCAATGAAGGAAGACAGTGTATAGAAAGATACAAGAAGTGCTTAGTGGCCATGCTTTGTCCCCTGAAAACACCTACAGATGACAATTTCCGACTGGTACAAGATGAAGAGGAACAACAGAGGTTTGTTGATGCAATGTTTGACATATTTCACAAGTATAACATTCCTTATATTTACATAAATGAAGTTAATCATACAAAACGAATGTGTATACTACGTAAAGCGGTGTATGATGGCATACTGCCAATCCATCATAACAGTATGCTAACAGCTGTGGGTGTGTATCCAATCTGTGTCATGTTTTGTGTTCAAATAAAGCCACCTTTACCAGATGTGTTGGCTGTTCGCACACTTGAAATTACTACAAGTACAATTGAGTGCAAGTATTACAGGTATGACCCAAAAGAAAAAGACAGGATGGTAAATAGATATGGTGCCAAAAATTTCATAAGGTTAGAGTTTCATAGGTGTGTAGAACCGAGTGATGCTAGACGTGTCCTGCAATATGGTGTGCACGTTGATGGCGAGGAGTATCAGTTCATTGGTTGTAGTCAAGGTGGTATAAAATATCGTCACTGTTATATGTATAAAGGATCAATTAAAGATGTAGAAAGTGCACTAAAAGAATGTGGAAATTTTGATGACATCAAGTCAACATCAAAGAGACTAAAACGAATTGGATTGTTGTTTTCTAAAGCTATCCCAACCAAAGTTAAGGTACCTAAGGAAGACACAATATTCATTGATGATATCAAGACAAGCAAAGGAAACTTTACTGATGGTTGTGGGAGTGTAGGAATTAAATTAGCAAATGCTATAGTAGAAGGTGCCAAATTGGATTTGAATGGAGGTTTACCTTCAGTTTACCAAATACGTTTTGATGGGTGCAAGGGAGTTGTAAGCATTGATCCTACAAAACCCCAAACGAGTCTGCTAATTCGAAAATCAATGGAAAAATTTAAATCTGGTACAAAACCACTGGATTCTATTTGGTTGTGTAACTATTCCAGACCACATTCTTATGGAAAGCTTAATAGGCAGTTTATTATGCTGCTGTCTGGCCTAGGAATAGACGATGATGTATTTTTGCATAAGCAACAGGAATATTACAAAATGATTGAATTGATGACAACATCTAAGGAAGTGGCCATTAAAATGCTCCTATGGGATAATGAGCCAGATAAAGCTAGAGAACTAGAGAAGTGTTCAGATTTTAATTCATGTGGGTACCTTTTTGATAATATTTGTAAACTTCAAAGAAGACATATTGAAAAAATGTCTAAGCTTAGTATTTTTGTTGAGGATTCACGATATGTCTTTGGCGTGTGTGATCAATGCAGTATACTTGAATATGGTCAGTGTTTTATTCGACCAACAATACGAGGCAAACCACATACCATCACTGGAAATATTGTAATTGCCAAAAGTCCATGCTACTTGTTGGGTGACATACGTGTTCTCAAGGCTATTGATGTACCAGAACTAAACCACTTAATTGATTGTATTGTATTTCCCATTAAAGGAAAACGACCTCATCCTAATGAAATTGCAGGATCAGATTTAGATGGAGATGAATATTTTGTCTCCTGGGATCCACTTCTAATACCTCATAAAATATATGAGCCTTATCATTATCCTGCTGTGGAAACTCATAACACCTTTACAACTACAAGAGATTTAATGATAAATTATTTATCCAAACAGAATAAGCAGTCATTAGTGATGGGTAAAATTGATGTTAATTTTAGGTACTTTGCTGAACTAAAAGGAGTTAATTGTCCTGAATGTAAGGAACTTGGTATGTATTTTTCAAGAAGTATTGATTCCATCAAAACCGGTGATACAGTGAAAATACCTGGTCATTTACGACAACCTGCAAATAGTATGAATAATGTATCAGTACAAGACCAAGTACCAGTAGCACTTGCAGAGCATCAAGAATATACAGCATCAATACAACAAACTGTTTGGATGAAAATGAAAGAAATAGCtgataaaacaaaaaaaaatcttacAGGTAGCATTTTAGAtgataaaaaaattaatgcatcTACTGTTAGTGAAGCATTCATATGTGAAATTCTTCAAAATTCCAGTGGACACAGTGAGTTTAAGTTATTTGAGTTTGCACAACAGTGGTGTTATTCACAGTATTCTGATGAAAAAGAAGCCACCTCAAAACTTGTGGAATTATCAAGGCACATTAATTTTGGGAAAATGAAAATTGATGAGCGCATGAAGGCTGTGGATGCTGGTATTCCTGAAGAACTAGTTTCAAATGCTTTGAATTGGTCCAGTTTACTTACTCAAGATATGCTAAGCAACTTTTCTATGCAGTTATCTCAGTGTGGGTGGCATTTTTACTTATCGTCACACTCTAACAATTTCAGCTGGCACCACCTTATGCATGCACTTCATAAATACAATGAATCACTTCTTGCAATTGGTTTAGGTGATGGTGTTACCTCTGTAATACACTTTAAATGTGCAGTCCCTTTAGGGAAATCTGAAGTAATACCAGGTTCAATAGTGGCATATTTCTTTTCATCCCGTTTTGATTATAAAGAGGTCTATGAATTAGGTGAGAATTACAACCTAAACTTAGATGATGGTTATTTACAACTCTATcgtaataataatatagctcAAACCTTCATTTGGTTAAGAAATGAAATTGAAGTAAAGAAAGAAAATGAaatattattaaacagaatGAGCATTGACCTTCAAAGGTACCCCAGTGCCAAGAAGAATCATccaaaaattaacaaacataCTTTCCATTGTATTGAAGTGTATGTTAAAAGCACAAATAATTCACCAGCGTATTTTGATTTCTATTACCCAGATCAATCTCCAGAGTGGACCCCTGAAGTCATCATGTTTGATGAACTGGATGTGCTGCCAGAATTTGAAGAAGGAGAACTTGAGAATGTTGGGAAAGGGTCTGATGATTTCACAGATCATGTACAATATCTCAAATGTATTTCCAACACTGGAAATTGCCAGTGCTTTTTGGAGGCATTGCAAATGATATTACCATTGACAGAATTTAGCTTGACAAAATACAATACTGTACTTCTGGCATGTTTGAGAACGCTGATTTCAGAATGTGTCACTAAATATGTTCACACATGTTGGAAACTAGCAGATGTGGAAGCATTTCAAATTATACTGACTCAGCTCCAGGAAATAATCACTGACCCCTTGGAATTTTTGAATTTAGCAAGTAGTGCAAGTTGCTTAAAATGCCCTAAAATATTACAACAAGTTGTAGCCTTGCTTCTACCCAAAGTAGAGTTGAAGAGTGTTTCTGCATTCATTAGTACATGCTCGTCATGGCAATTGTGGTATTTCATTCCTTTAGAACCAGCAATGTCTATACTTCAACACCTTTTTACATTGTGCCAATCATTGGTTTCTTCACAAGCTCAACAGTCTCCACAATTAACCAAGTATGCACTCGTTCAATTGGCTGCAAATTGTAAGGTACAGGTATCTATTAAAGTTAGTCCAGCATTATTCCAAAAGTATTCTAGTCATTTTGCTTACCTGACATTATGTCATACTCTACATGAAATGACCACTAAGCAAGAATCAACAGTGATCAAGGATCATGACACAGGTTATAATCTCATCAAAATGAGAGCATGTAATGTACACAGCTCAACTGAAGATGATTCAGACAAAGTAAATCCTGAAGGTGACAGAGAAAACAAGTATAAGAGAGTTGGCTTTCATCGCTCGCAGGAAATAAGCTCACAGTCCTTTGCCAAATACACTTGGGTAACTGTTAATTTGATGATCAAGACCAGAGATGGTAAAACCGTATCTGTACCAGTAGCAGTTGGTGTGATAGTTCACATTACTAAAATTCCCGCTTATGTCATTGTTGACATCAGTTATCCAGTTCCTGTTTGCTTGATTCAATCACTTAAAACATCCAGAGGTCATTGGGAATTAGGCCAAATTAGTAACATCATTGCATTCAAGCGAGCAATGAAATGTCTCTATTCCATTTCTAGAGGACAAGTCAGTAATGTTGTTTCGCTACTAGTACTGGTGCACCAGACTGTTATTCACCCTGAAAATGAACAACATAACATTGATACAGAAATGACTGAAGTTTCTTTACACAAAATAGAGAATTTTAGATCTTGTTCACCACAAACATTTAATGCTAGTCAGCAAAGAGCAATTGATGCTGCCCTAACACAACGGGTGACGTTGATTCATGGTCCACCTGGTACAGGAAAAACTGTTTTGGCATGCGAAATTGTACGTCTTATATGTGACCGATTATGCAGCAAGGAGTGTATTCTTGTTACTGCTGAAACCAATATGGCTGTGGATAATCTAACACGTAAGCTACTTGAGCTTAACATTAAGGTTGTCAGGATAGGAAGATTAGATGCCATATCACCAGATATTCAACAAGTTGTTTTAGAATTAATGTCTAGTGATGGTGAAAAAACTAGATCTGTATTGAGCACTGCTAAAGTCATAGCTACAACCTGTACTGGTGCTGATGATCCAGCATTAAAAGGGATGTCATTTCCCTATGTGCTTATTGACGAGGCAACTCAAGTTACAGAACCAAATTCACTAATACCATTGATTAATGGTTGTAAACAGTTGATACTTATAGGGGACCCTGAACAGTTGTCACCAACTTTGTTAGTTGCTACACCAGGTAACGATCATCCTAATTCACCACAGGTACATCAACTGTCAGAAACTCTTTTTCATCGGTTGCAAAAGTCATTACCTTCTTTTTTCCTAAATGAGCAGTACCGCATGCACCCCAGGATTGCAGCCTTTCCTTCAGAAGTGttctacaataacaaacttaaaTCTGCAAAATGTACTCACCTTAGAAGTCCTGTAAATTCTCCTATTTTCAATGAACAAGTGATGTTTATTGATACACAGTCAACAGAAACCCATTGTGGTAGATCATATAGAAATGAAAAGGAATGTGAAGTGGTAACTAAAGTCATTCAACAACTGCTTATGGACAAAGTCACTTCAAACAACATTGCAGTATTAACACCATATGCTGCACAAGTTAAGCATATCCGTGAAAGCCTATTTGCTACTAATGGTGTAGAAGTTTGCACTATTGATTCATTTCAAGGAAGGGAAaatgatataattatttttagcacaGTGCGTTGTAATGCACAAGGTACTCTTGGCTTTGTTGATGACAAGTATCGTATGAATGTTTTGCTTACACGAGCCAAAAGTAGTGTTATTGGTGTTGGGTCTATGAAAATGTTATCATGTTCATTACTTTGGAAAACATGGCTACAACAAGTAGCTAAGGTGATAAATATGAATGAATTAACAATTTTGCTGCAAGATAACACTAAAAAACATCAAAAGCCATCTCAGCGTGACTATAGTCAGAATCACAGAAGACAAGAAGCACAGAAAGGAAATCATAGAAAAAATGATGGGGATAGAGGTTACATTCAACACAAAAGTTCTGGTGGTGGAAGAAAACAGTATAGTAAAAAACACTTCCAGAATCATAAATAA
- the LOC136241626 gene encoding solute carrier family 35 member F6-like, whose amino-acid sequence MDSSIFTGRTLFKIFISVLMVSTGTINTLATKWADTIMAKGTNPKPEHPFNHPYVQTLGMFIGEASCLVAFKIVYYYHKFSKKDMSRYGPQKFSPFIFLIPACCDVLGTSTMYVGLNLTFASSFQMLRGAVIIFTALLSVGFLGSKLHLYHWVGMLTVILGLIVVGLGDVIGGDNSGNANSVLTGDLLIVAAQIIAAIQMTVEEKFVKGYEVPPLQGVGWEGVFGFTVVGLALIPMYFIPWHFPSGPTFWQDHTRFEDTIDGIHQIFYIPTLTLAFLGTVVSIAFFNFAGLSVTREVSATTRMVLDSVRTFFIWIFGLAVKWQKFNFFQPIGFVLLITGTFIYYNMIFAPIMKKFGIWPSICGGGDPEDTPGDDVPRIIKPLKDAFHASDSIERDPLLTKSHTKLN is encoded by the exons ATGGATAGCAGTATTTTTACTGGTCGGACGCTGTTCAAGATATTCATATCCGTGCTTATGGTATCAACTGGCACCATCAACACACTGGCAACGAA ATGGGCAGATACCATCATGGCTAAAGGCACAAATCCAAAGCCAGAACACCCGTTTAACCATCCCTATGTGCAG ACTTTAGGCATGTTTATAGGTGAAGCCAGCTGTTTGGTTGCATTCAAGATTGTGTACTACTAccataaattttcaaaaaaggaTATGTCAAGATATGGTCCACAGAAGTTTTCACCTTTCATTTTTCTGATTCCAGCCTGCTGTGATGTGCTTGGAACTTCAACAATGTATGTTGGTCTCAATTTAACCTTTGCATCAAGCTTCCAAATGTTACGTGGTGCTGTCATAATATTCACAGCTTTGCTATCAGTGGGATTTTTAGGAAGCAAACTGCACTTGTATCACTGGGTTGGTATGCTGACAGTCATTCTTGGCTTGATAGTAGTTGGGTTGGGTGATGTGATAGGGGGAGACAATTCAGGAAATGCTAATTCAGTCTTGACGGGTGATCTTCTAATTGTAGCTGCTCAGATAATTGCTGCTATTCAAATGACAGTAGAAGAAAAGTTTGTGAAAGGATACGAAGTGCCACCATTACAAGGGGTTGGATGGGAAGGGGTGTTTGGTTTCACTGTTGTTGGCTTAGCTCTGATCCCAATGTACTTTATTCCATGGCACTTTCCATCAGGACCAACTTTCTGGCAGGATCATACCCGTTTCGAGGATACTATTGATGGCATTCATCAGATCTTTTACATTCCTACCTTAACTCTGGCTTTCCTTGGTACAGTTGTCAGCATTGCATTTTTTAATTTTGCCGGGTTGAGTGTTACCCGTGAAGTGAGTGCCACCACTAGAATGGTTCTGGATAGTGTCAGGACCTTCTTCATATGGATCTTTGGACTAGCTGTCAAGTGGCAgaagtttaatttttttcagCCAATTGGTTTTGTGCTGTTGATTACTGGAACTTTTATCTACTACAATATGATATTTGCTCCAATCATGAAGAAGTTTGGAATTTGGCCTTCAATATGTGGCGGTGGTGATCCTGAAGATACACCTGGGGATGATGTACCAAGAATAATTAAACCACTTAAGGATGCTTTTCATGCTTCAGATTCTATAGAAAGGGATCCTTTACTTACTAAGAGCCACACTAAACTCAATTAA